In a single window of the Oryctolagus cuniculus chromosome 9, mOryCun1.1, whole genome shotgun sequence genome:
- the SLC25A18 gene encoding mitochondrial glutamate carrier 2 isoform X1 yields MSAQDLSIVAKLINGGVAGLVGVTCVFPIDLAKTRLQNQLGKASYKGMIDCLVKTARAEGFLGMYRGAAVNLTLVTPEKAIKLAANDFLRQLLMEDGMQRNLKMEMLAGCGAGVCQVVVTCPMEMLKIQLQDAGRVAVPQQGSASRPSSSRSYTTGSASSHKRPSATLIAWELLCTQGLAGLYKGLGATLLRDVPFSIIYFPLFANLNSLGFSELTGKASFAHSFVSGCVAGSIAAVAVTPLDVLKTRIQTLKKGQGEDVYSGLTDCARKLWIQEGPPAFLKGAGCRALVIAPLFGIAQGVYFMGIGERISKCFE; encoded by the exons ATGTCCGCCCAGGACCTAAG CATCGTGGCCAAACTCATCAATGGAGGCGTGGCAGGGCTGGTGGGCGTGACCTGCGTGTTCCCCATCGACTTGGCCAAGACACGCCTGCAGAACCAGCTTGGCAAAGCTTCGTACAAGGGAAT gATCGACTGCCTGGTGAAGACAGCGCGGGCCGAGGGCTTCTTGGGCATGTACCGAG GGGCCGCGGTCAACCTAACCTTGGTCACCCCCGAGAAGGCCATCAAGCTGGCAGCCAATGACTTCTTGCGGCAGCTGCTCATGGAAGATGG GATGCAGCGGAACCTGAAGATGGAGATGCTGGCCGGGTGTGGAGCTGGCGTGTGCCAGGTGGTGGTTACGTGTCCCATGGAGATGCTCAAGATTCAGCTGCAGGACGCAGGGCGCGTGG CCGTGCCTCAGCAGGGTTCGGCCTCCAGgccctcctcctccaggtcctACACCACAGGCTCGGCGTCCAGCCACAAGCGCCCGTCGGCCACGCTCATCGCATGGGAGCTGCTTTGCACTCAAGGCCTGGCTGGTCTATACAAGGGCCTGGGCGCCACTCTCCTCAG agatgtccctttctccatcaTCTACTTCCCACTGTTTGCCAACCTCAACAGCCTTGGGTTCAGTGAGCTCACCGGGAAGGCGTCCTTCGCCCACTCCTTCGTGTCAGGCTGTGTGGCAGGTTCCATAGCGGCCGTGGCAGTCACCCCTCTGGACG TTCTCAAAACGCGAATCCAAACCCTCAAGAAAGGCCAGGGTGAGGACGTCTACAGCGGACTCACCGACTGCGCCAG GAAGCTGTGGATCCAGGAGGGGCCGCCTGCCTTCCTGAAGGGAGCAGGCTGCCGGGCGCTGGTCATCGCACCGCTCTTCGGGATCGCCCAAGGCGTGTACTTCATGGGAATCGGAGAGCGCATCTCGAAGTGCTTCGAGTAA
- the SLC25A18 gene encoding mitochondrial glutamate carrier 2 isoform X2, whose translation MSAQDLSIVAKLINGGVAGLVGVTCVFPIDLAKTRLQNQLGKASYKGMIDCLVKTARAEGFLGMYRGAAVNLTLVTPEKAIKLAANDFLRQLLMEDGMQRNLKMEMLAGCGAGVCQVVVTCPMEMLKIQLQDAGRVAVPQQGSASRPSSSRSYTTGSASSHKRPSATLIAWELLCTQGLAGLYKGLGATLLSLGFSELTGKASFAHSFVSGCVAGSIAAVAVTPLDVLKTRIQTLKKGQGEDVYSGLTDCARKLWIQEGPPAFLKGAGCRALVIAPLFGIAQGVYFMGIGERISKCFE comes from the exons ATGTCCGCCCAGGACCTAAG CATCGTGGCCAAACTCATCAATGGAGGCGTGGCAGGGCTGGTGGGCGTGACCTGCGTGTTCCCCATCGACTTGGCCAAGACACGCCTGCAGAACCAGCTTGGCAAAGCTTCGTACAAGGGAAT gATCGACTGCCTGGTGAAGACAGCGCGGGCCGAGGGCTTCTTGGGCATGTACCGAG GGGCCGCGGTCAACCTAACCTTGGTCACCCCCGAGAAGGCCATCAAGCTGGCAGCCAATGACTTCTTGCGGCAGCTGCTCATGGAAGATGG GATGCAGCGGAACCTGAAGATGGAGATGCTGGCCGGGTGTGGAGCTGGCGTGTGCCAGGTGGTGGTTACGTGTCCCATGGAGATGCTCAAGATTCAGCTGCAGGACGCAGGGCGCGTGG CCGTGCCTCAGCAGGGTTCGGCCTCCAGgccctcctcctccaggtcctACACCACAGGCTCGGCGTCCAGCCACAAGCGCCCGTCGGCCACGCTCATCGCATGGGAGCTGCTTTGCACTCAAGGCCTGGCTGGTCTATACAAGGGCCTGGGCGCCACTCTCCTCAG CCTTGGGTTCAGTGAGCTCACCGGGAAGGCGTCCTTCGCCCACTCCTTCGTGTCAGGCTGTGTGGCAGGTTCCATAGCGGCCGTGGCAGTCACCCCTCTGGACG TTCTCAAAACGCGAATCCAAACCCTCAAGAAAGGCCAGGGTGAGGACGTCTACAGCGGACTCACCGACTGCGCCAG GAAGCTGTGGATCCAGGAGGGGCCGCCTGCCTTCCTGAAGGGAGCAGGCTGCCGGGCGCTGGTCATCGCACCGCTCTTCGGGATCGCCCAAGGCGTGTACTTCATGGGAATCGGAGAGCGCATCTCGAAGTGCTTCGAGTAA